In a single window of the Methylococcus sp. Mc7 genome:
- a CDS encoding DUF3422 family protein, producing the protein MLPTHSHADRRELNDEVHARAYENLFAPEQVSQLIMLVTPEDRANEHAHVAKLCRAWRIAAPESGGRIYFDNGEVRVQIERHQEFTRYWFGRRIDGVGPFENSLCNALPHDWLNKLPGTLLVAAHVELVSKQEESRFRTEEDLSRVFEGNRVIAAKIAGGAGRAYTDFRIHGDGYSRFLVVDESLSPGQAGRTVQRLLEIETYRMLALMAFPEARKLIPQLRTADRGLLHLTAGLARGGGETDEAIQAELTELAAKVENLLSASYSRFDASRAYHAIVNTRLEQLREERIPGFPTFTEYLTRRLSPAMQTCNAVAHGLEQLSRRIANANQLLTTRIDVKLAQQNQSLLQSMNRRAKLQLRLQQTVEGLSAVAITYYGVSLANELFKGLKAAGLHFVNVELMTGLSVPWVGYMVYRGLCRFRETIEQDELSEQK; encoded by the coding sequence ATGCTACCGACTCACAGCCATGCGGACCGCAGGGAGCTGAACGACGAAGTTCATGCGCGGGCCTACGAGAACCTGTTCGCTCCGGAACAGGTGTCGCAACTGATCATGCTGGTGACGCCCGAAGACCGGGCGAACGAGCATGCGCACGTCGCGAAGCTTTGCCGCGCCTGGAGGATCGCTGCGCCGGAATCGGGCGGGCGGATCTATTTCGACAACGGCGAGGTGCGGGTACAGATCGAGCGTCACCAGGAATTCACCCGCTACTGGTTCGGCCGGCGCATCGACGGCGTCGGACCGTTCGAGAATTCCCTGTGCAACGCCTTGCCGCACGACTGGCTCAACAAATTGCCGGGCACCTTGCTGGTCGCCGCGCACGTCGAACTGGTGTCCAAGCAGGAGGAAAGCCGCTTCCGGACCGAAGAGGACTTGAGCCGCGTTTTCGAAGGGAACCGGGTGATCGCGGCGAAGATTGCCGGGGGCGCCGGCCGCGCCTACACCGATTTCCGCATCCACGGGGACGGCTACAGCCGCTTCCTGGTCGTGGACGAGTCGCTTTCGCCGGGGCAGGCGGGCCGGACCGTGCAGCGTCTGCTGGAGATCGAGACCTACCGGATGCTCGCGCTCATGGCGTTTCCGGAAGCGCGCAAGCTGATCCCGCAACTGCGCACCGCAGACCGTGGCCTCCTGCACCTTACGGCGGGGCTGGCGCGGGGCGGCGGCGAGACGGACGAGGCGATCCAGGCCGAATTGACCGAACTGGCCGCGAAGGTCGAGAACCTGCTGTCGGCGAGCTATTCGAGATTCGACGCCTCCCGTGCCTACCACGCGATCGTCAATACCCGGCTCGAACAACTGCGCGAAGAGCGCATTCCGGGCTTTCCGACCTTCACCGAATACCTGACGCGGCGCCTGTCGCCCGCCATGCAGACCTGCAACGCGGTCGCTCACGGGCTGGAGCAGCTTTCCCGCCGCATCGCCAACGCCAACCAGTTGCTGACCACCCGCATCGACGTCAAACTGGCCCAGCAGAACCAGTCTCTGCTGCAGTCCATGAACCGCCGCGCGAAGCTGCAACTGCGGCTGCAGCAGACCGTGGAAGGGCTGTCGGCGGTCGCCATCACCTACTACGGCGTGTCGCTGGCCAACGAACTGTTCAAGGGCTTGAAAGCCGCCGGCCTGCACTTTGTGAACGTGGAACTCATGACCGGCCTCAGCGTGCCCTGGGTCGGCTACATGGTCTACCGCGGGCTGTGCCGATTCAGGGAAACGATCGAGCAGGACGAACTTTCGGAGCAGAAGTGA
- a CDS encoding type II toxin-antitoxin system Phd/YefM family antitoxin, with product MRQATFTEVRNHAKQYFDLVEAGESVRVLRNGKPIADIVPVMAELPSWKRRNVQPLVLDGIALSRMILEEREAGR from the coding sequence GTGAGACAAGCCACGTTTACCGAGGTTCGCAATCATGCCAAGCAGTATTTCGACCTCGTTGAGGCGGGAGAATCGGTTCGGGTTTTGCGTAACGGCAAGCCTATCGCCGACATCGTGCCGGTGATGGCCGAACTTCCGTCGTGGAAACGCCGCAACGTGCAGCCTCTGGTGCTTGACGGTATCGCCCTCAGCCGCATGATTCTGGAGGAGCGTGAAGCCGGGCGGTGA
- the polA gene encoding DNA polymerase I, with protein sequence MPVSDTSPLLVLVDGSSFLYRAFFALPPLTNSRGEPTGAVYGVINMLRKLVQSYDGAHIAVVFDAPGRNFRDELFEHYKAHRPPMPDDLRSQIEPLHQAVRALGLPMLIEPGVEADDVIGTLAKQAVARGFRVLISTGDKDMAQLVCDGVTLENTMFDSRLDVEGVIAKFGVPPQRIVDYLALVGDTSDNIPGVPKVGPKTAAKWLAEYGSLDALIARAGEVGGKIGENLRASLELIPLSRELATIRCDIPLPLAPESLERQPPDKAALRDLYARLEFKTLLRQLDAEPDDPKAGPAVAPAPKAETRYEAVTDQAALDHWLDKLKAAELFAFDTETSSLDYMRAEIVGVSFAVEPGEAAYVPLAHDYAGAPPQLDRAMVLERLRPLLEDETKPKLGQHLKYDANVLLNHGVALRGIRHDTMLESYVLNSTATRHDMDSLAARYLDRKTLHYEDVAGKGAKQIPFAQVSVEDACRYAAEDADITLCLHRALWPQLERIPALRAVYETIEIPLVPVLSRIERAGVLVDVYKLAEQSRELEVRMAEVETEAQTVAGEIFNLASPKQIQTVLYDKLGLPVIKKTPTGQPSTDESVLQDLAETFELPRLILEYRSLSKLKSTYTDKLPQQVNPRSGRVHTSYHQAVAATGRLSSSDPNLQNIPVRTEEGRRIRQAFIAPPGHKLLAADYSQIELRIMAHLSGDANLLAAFAEDADIHRATASEVFGVPLEEVTLNQRRSAKAINFGLIYGMSAFGLAKQLGIQQKLAQGYIDLYFTRYPGVRAYMDRTRESARERGYVETLFGRRLHVPDIQSRNGQRRQYAERTAINAPMQGTAADIIKRAMIAVDAWIEASRAPLRMIMQVHDELVFEVAEDFLSEAAAAIAKHMSRAAELAVPLVVDIGTGDNWDEAH encoded by the coding sequence ATGCCCGTGTCCGACACCTCCCCGCTCCTCGTCCTCGTCGACGGCTCCTCCTTTCTGTACCGCGCCTTTTTCGCCCTGCCGCCCTTGACCAACTCCCGCGGCGAGCCGACCGGGGCCGTCTACGGCGTCATCAACATGCTGCGCAAGCTGGTGCAGTCCTACGACGGCGCCCATATCGCCGTGGTGTTCGACGCGCCGGGCCGGAATTTCCGCGACGAGCTGTTCGAGCATTACAAGGCGCACCGGCCGCCCATGCCGGACGATCTGAGGAGCCAGATCGAGCCGCTGCACCAGGCGGTGCGGGCGCTGGGCCTGCCGATGCTGATCGAGCCGGGGGTGGAGGCGGACGACGTCATCGGCACCCTGGCCAAACAGGCGGTAGCGCGGGGCTTCCGGGTGCTGATCTCGACCGGCGACAAGGACATGGCGCAACTGGTGTGCGACGGCGTGACCCTGGAGAACACCATGTTCGACAGCCGGCTCGACGTCGAGGGCGTGATCGCCAAGTTCGGCGTCCCACCCCAGCGCATCGTCGATTACCTGGCCTTGGTCGGAGACACCTCGGACAACATCCCCGGCGTGCCCAAGGTCGGCCCCAAGACCGCGGCGAAATGGCTGGCCGAATACGGCTCGCTCGATGCGCTGATCGCACGGGCCGGCGAAGTCGGCGGCAAGATCGGCGAGAACCTCCGCGCCAGCTTGGAGTTGATCCCCCTCTCGCGCGAGCTGGCCACCATCCGCTGCGACATCCCGCTGCCGCTGGCGCCGGAGTCGCTGGAGCGGCAGCCGCCGGACAAGGCGGCCTTGCGCGATCTGTACGCCCGGCTGGAGTTCAAGACCTTGCTGCGGCAACTGGACGCCGAACCGGATGATCCGAAGGCCGGTCCTGCCGTCGCCCCGGCGCCGAAGGCCGAGACGCGCTACGAGGCGGTCACGGACCAGGCGGCGTTGGATCACTGGCTGGACAAGCTGAAGGCCGCCGAACTGTTCGCCTTCGACACCGAGACCAGCAGCCTGGACTACATGCGTGCCGAGATCGTCGGCGTGTCCTTCGCGGTCGAGCCGGGCGAGGCGGCCTATGTGCCGCTGGCGCACGACTATGCCGGCGCGCCGCCCCAGCTCGACCGCGCCATGGTGCTGGAGCGCCTGCGTCCGCTGCTGGAGGACGAAACCAAACCTAAACTGGGCCAGCACCTCAAGTACGACGCCAACGTGCTGCTCAACCATGGCGTCGCGCTGCGCGGCATCCGCCACGACACCATGCTCGAGTCCTACGTGCTGAACAGCACGGCCACCCGGCACGACATGGATTCGCTGGCCGCGCGCTACCTGGACCGCAAGACCCTCCATTACGAAGATGTCGCCGGCAAGGGCGCCAAGCAGATCCCGTTCGCCCAGGTCTCGGTCGAGGACGCTTGCCGCTATGCCGCCGAGGACGCCGACATCACGCTGTGCCTGCACCGGGCGCTCTGGCCGCAACTGGAGCGCATACCCGCGCTGCGGGCGGTGTACGAAACCATCGAGATTCCGCTGGTGCCGGTGCTGTCCCGCATCGAGCGCGCCGGCGTGCTGGTGGACGTGTACAAGCTGGCGGAGCAGAGCCGCGAGCTGGAAGTACGCATGGCGGAGGTCGAGACCGAGGCCCAGACCGTGGCCGGGGAGATCTTCAATCTCGCATCGCCCAAGCAGATCCAGACCGTCCTGTACGACAAGCTGGGGCTGCCGGTCATCAAGAAGACGCCCACCGGTCAGCCGTCCACCGACGAATCGGTGCTGCAGGACCTGGCCGAGACCTTCGAACTGCCGCGGCTGATCCTGGAATACCGCTCGCTGTCCAAGCTCAAGTCGACCTACACCGACAAGCTGCCGCAGCAGGTGAATCCCCGCAGCGGCCGGGTCCACACCTCCTATCACCAGGCGGTGGCGGCAACCGGGCGGCTGTCGTCCTCCGATCCCAATTTGCAGAACATCCCGGTGCGGACCGAGGAAGGCCGCCGCATCCGCCAGGCCTTCATCGCGCCGCCCGGCCACAAGCTGCTGGCGGCGGACTACTCGCAGATCGAGTTGCGGATCATGGCGCATCTGTCGGGCGATGCGAACCTGCTCGCCGCCTTCGCCGAGGATGCCGACATCCACCGTGCCACCGCATCGGAAGTGTTCGGCGTGCCGCTGGAAGAGGTCACGCTCAACCAGCGCCGTTCCGCCAAGGCCATCAACTTCGGGCTGATCTACGGCATGTCCGCCTTCGGACTGGCGAAGCAGCTCGGCATCCAGCAGAAGCTGGCGCAGGGCTACATCGACCTGTATTTCACCCGCTATCCCGGCGTGCGCGCCTACATGGACCGCACCCGCGAATCGGCCCGCGAGCGCGGCTACGTGGAGACCCTGTTCGGCCGCCGCCTGCACGTGCCGGACATCCAGTCCCGCAACGGCCAGCGCCGCCAGTACGCCGAGCGTACCGCCATCAACGCGCCCATGCAGGGGACGGCCGCCGACATCATCAAGCGGGCGATGATCGCCGTGGATGCCTGGATCGAGGCCAGCCGGGCGCCGCTGCGCATGATCATGCAGGTCCACGACGAACTGGTGTTCGAGGTGGCCGAGGACTTCCTGTCCGAAGCCGCCGCGGCCATCGCTAAGCACATGAGCCGTGCCGCCGAGCTCGCCGTGCCGCTGGTGGTCGACATCGGCACGGGCGACAACTGGGATGAGGCCCATTGA
- a CDS encoding transporter: protein MNAEAPSRPAGERDRAGEPDIRSPGPDLANFSNSAYTLPQGRAYVEFAPFTYYGTAAATPAQYNTEYLLRYGLLDKLELRVFGNGVTWIGGAQPTWGFSPIAIDAKVNLWLENRDYFLPAAGIEAYVQTEWLGSTAFNSGTQPSIAANFDQTLPFEIEFEYNIGTTRMLKPSGQQQWELTFEWSLQRDIVQDTLAAFVHGYFNNMSLPRAPHGHRDPTQPDHMPQNAVGLGLLWTLNDRVAMWAQNAVGTTRWTPGLLSTVGVDVAF, encoded by the coding sequence ATGAATGCGGAAGCGCCGAGCCGGCCGGCCGGCGAGAGGGATCGGGCGGGCGAACCCGACATCCGCAGCCCCGGCCCGGACCTGGCCAATTTCTCCAACAGCGCCTACACCCTGCCGCAGGGACGCGCCTACGTCGAGTTCGCGCCATTCACCTATTACGGCACGGCGGCGGCGACGCCGGCCCAGTACAACACCGAATACCTGCTGCGCTACGGGCTGCTCGACAAACTGGAACTCCGGGTGTTCGGCAACGGCGTGACCTGGATCGGCGGCGCCCAGCCGACCTGGGGCTTCTCCCCCATCGCGATCGACGCCAAGGTCAATCTCTGGCTGGAAAACCGGGACTATTTCCTTCCCGCCGCCGGCATCGAGGCCTACGTGCAGACCGAATGGCTGGGCAGCACGGCATTCAATTCCGGCACCCAGCCCTCGATCGCGGCGAACTTCGACCAGACCTTGCCGTTCGAAATCGAATTCGAATACAACATCGGCACCACCCGCATGCTGAAGCCTTCCGGCCAGCAACAATGGGAGCTTACCTTCGAATGGTCGCTGCAGCGCGACATCGTCCAGGACACCCTCGCCGCCTTCGTCCACGGCTATTTCAACAACATGAGCCTGCCACGGGCGCCGCATGGACACAGGGACCCGACCCAGCCCGACCACATGCCGCAGAACGCCGTCGGCTTGGGTTTACTGTGGACGCTCAACGACCGCGTCGCCATGTGGGCCCAGAACGCCGTCGGCACCACCCGCTGGACGCCCGGCCTGCTCAGCACCGTCGGCGTCGACGTCGCATTCTGA
- a CDS encoding CcdB family protein: MARFDVYRNSGPRAADVPYLLDVQTEVLSGLDTRVVVPLRRRIRFPASIVPANLMPMVTVEGDECILETPKLAAVPVRILKVPVTSLSACRPEITQALDFLFQGF; the protein is encoded by the coding sequence ATGGCGCGTTTCGACGTCTACCGCAACAGCGGTCCTCGAGCCGCCGACGTGCCCTATTTGCTCGATGTGCAAACCGAGGTGTTGAGCGGGCTGGACACCCGCGTCGTGGTTCCATTGCGCCGACGCATCCGTTTTCCGGCATCCATCGTTCCGGCCAATCTGATGCCGATGGTGACGGTCGAGGGCGACGAATGCATTCTGGAAACGCCCAAGCTCGCCGCCGTCCCCGTGCGAATCCTGAAAGTGCCGGTGACTTCGCTATCCGCCTGCCGCCCGGAAATTACCCAGGCGCTGGATTTTCTGTTTCAAGGGTTCTGA
- a CDS encoding type II toxin-antitoxin system VapC family toxin, translating to MRVFFDSSAFAKRYVREAGTDSVLAWCDRADEIGLSGIALPEIVSAFCRLRRENRITEEQYRQIKSLLLLDIQDVAVCDLNPAVLGCAISCLENNVLRGMDAIHIGSAVALKADVFVSADGRQLEVAERAGLRVAAV from the coding sequence ATGCGGGTTTTTTTCGACTCTTCGGCCTTCGCGAAACGTTATGTTCGCGAGGCGGGCACCGACTCGGTTCTCGCTTGGTGCGATCGCGCAGACGAGATCGGACTTTCCGGGATTGCATTGCCGGAGATCGTTTCGGCGTTCTGCCGCTTGCGGCGGGAAAATCGGATCACGGAGGAGCAATATCGGCAGATCAAGTCGTTGCTGCTGCTCGATATTCAGGATGTCGCCGTGTGCGATCTGAATCCGGCTGTATTGGGATGTGCAATTTCCTGTTTGGAGAACAATGTATTGCGAGGTATGGATGCCATTCATATCGGCAGTGCCGTGGCGCTGAAGGCCGATGTATTCGTCTCCGCTGACGGCCGGCAGCTCGAGGTGGCGGAGCGCGCGGGGCTGCGCGTAGCAGCGGTTTAA
- a CDS encoding SDR family oxidoreductase translates to MQKILIVGATSAIAQATARRFARRGDRLYLLGRDPDRLEALAQDLRIRGAESVGCASLEAENFASHPALLDQAYEALGGIDVALIAHGTLPDQRACEQSFDEALRELNVNAIGTLSLLTHLANRMESQGSGTLAVISSPAGDRGRQSNYVYGAAKAMVTVFCQGLRNRLFGSGVHVLTIKPGFVDTPMTAAFDKGMLWAQPEQIAAGIEKAIGKGRDSVYLPGFWAFIMLAIKHIPEGIFKRLKL, encoded by the coding sequence ATGCAGAAAATATTGATCGTCGGCGCCACTTCCGCCATCGCCCAAGCCACCGCCCGGCGCTTCGCCCGGCGCGGCGACCGGCTCTACCTGCTCGGCCGCGACCCCGACAGGCTGGAGGCGCTGGCGCAGGACCTCCGCATCCGCGGCGCCGAGTCGGTGGGCTGCGCGAGCCTCGAGGCGGAGAACTTCGCCAGCCATCCCGCTTTGCTCGACCAGGCGTACGAGGCCCTCGGCGGCATCGACGTGGCCTTGATCGCCCACGGCACCCTGCCCGACCAGCGGGCTTGCGAGCAGAGTTTCGACGAGGCGCTGCGGGAACTCAACGTCAACGCCATCGGCACGCTGTCGCTGCTGACCCACCTCGCCAACCGGATGGAGAGCCAAGGGAGCGGAACACTGGCCGTGATCAGCTCACCGGCCGGCGACCGCGGCAGGCAGAGCAATTACGTCTACGGCGCGGCCAAGGCCATGGTCACGGTGTTCTGCCAGGGACTGCGCAACCGGCTGTTCGGGAGCGGCGTGCACGTCCTCACCATCAAACCCGGCTTCGTCGACACGCCGATGACCGCGGCCTTCGACAAGGGCATGCTGTGGGCGCAGCCGGAGCAGATCGCCGCAGGCATCGAAAAGGCCATCGGCAAAGGCAGGGATTCGGTTTACCTGCCGGGATTCTGGGCATTCATCATGCTGGCGATCAAACACATCCCGGAGGGAATCTTCAAGCGCCTGAAACTTTGA
- a CDS encoding MliC family protein: MNSRDVMGRVAGAAIGVLVSGCVGMGQYEIQSDRYVRYYCDGGRKFRVWFQQDRATVVVDLGDRSVSLPKVTASESGDYYSDGVTGLSVKDDIAVVEENGTVTYSACLSG; the protein is encoded by the coding sequence GTGAATTCCAGAGATGTTATGGGGCGGGTAGCCGGTGCGGCGATCGGCGTTCTGGTTTCCGGCTGCGTCGGCATGGGGCAGTACGAAATACAGTCCGACCGTTATGTCCGTTATTACTGCGACGGCGGCAGGAAGTTCAGGGTCTGGTTTCAGCAGGACCGCGCGACGGTGGTCGTGGACCTGGGCGATAGATCGGTTTCGCTGCCCAAGGTTACCGCGTCCGAAAGCGGAGACTATTACTCCGACGGCGTGACCGGCCTGTCGGTCAAGGACGATATCGCCGTGGTGGAGGAAAACGGGACCGTGACCTACAGCGCTTGCCTTTCCGGGTAA
- a CDS encoding type II toxin-antitoxin system CcdA family antitoxin, protein MAITETHAKKATNITLSADVLAEAKSLGINISQACDQFLRDLVRAERERRWQSEQAEFVAAYNRLVEQEGLPLEQWRMF, encoded by the coding sequence ATGGCGATAACCGAGACCCACGCCAAGAAGGCGACCAACATCACCCTGTCCGCCGACGTTCTGGCCGAAGCGAAATCCTTAGGGATCAACATTTCCCAAGCCTGCGACCAGTTCTTGCGCGATCTGGTGCGTGCCGAACGGGAACGGCGCTGGCAAAGCGAGCAAGCCGAGTTTGTCGCGGCCTATAACCGGTTGGTGGAGCAGGAAGGGTTGCCGCTGGAACAGTGGCGGATGTTCTGA
- a CDS encoding radical SAM protein → MSASHRLSVSDHSRDSAGLRYVYPVLSRRSGGLSVGINLNPNNACNWRCIYCQVPHLRRGGAPAVDVAPLAQELEGFLADVLEGDFFERYGVPGDLRRIRDVAISGNGEPTGVAEFEQVIATIGKVAGRFGLPGRIGFVLITNGSGVERLPVQQGLKHWAALGGEVWFKLDSATEEGIRRINNVHLKPQTVRRRIAACAKLCPTWLQTCMFAMDGAPPSAPEREAYLAFLSGLVCDGVALRGVLLYGLARPSLQPESSRLARLPAEALEAFGAAIRERGLAVRITP, encoded by the coding sequence GTGTCCGCATCCCATCGACTTTCCGTTTCCGACCACAGCCGCGACAGCGCCGGTCTGCGCTACGTCTATCCGGTCTTGTCCAGGCGCTCCGGCGGCTTGTCGGTGGGCATCAATCTCAACCCCAACAATGCCTGCAACTGGCGCTGCATCTACTGCCAGGTGCCGCACCTGCGCCGCGGCGGCGCGCCGGCCGTCGATGTCGCTCCGCTCGCTCAAGAGCTGGAGGGCTTTCTGGCCGATGTGCTCGAGGGGGATTTTTTCGAGCGTTACGGCGTACCGGGAGACCTGCGGCGGATTCGTGACGTCGCCATTTCCGGCAACGGCGAGCCGACCGGTGTGGCGGAGTTCGAGCAGGTCATCGCAACCATCGGGAAGGTGGCCGGGCGATTCGGCTTGCCCGGACGGATCGGGTTCGTGCTGATCACCAACGGCAGCGGCGTCGAGCGCTTGCCCGTCCAGCAGGGCCTGAAGCACTGGGCCGCCCTGGGCGGCGAGGTCTGGTTCAAGCTGGACAGCGCCACCGAGGAGGGCATCCGCCGGATCAACAACGTGCATCTCAAGCCCCAAACCGTGAGGCGCCGCATCGCGGCCTGCGCGAAGCTTTGCCCGACCTGGCTCCAGACCTGCATGTTTGCGATGGACGGTGCGCCGCCTTCCGCCCCGGAGCGGGAGGCCTATCTGGCCTTCCTGTCCGGTCTGGTTTGCGACGGCGTCGCTTTGCGCGGCGTATTGCTGTACGGTCTGGCGCGGCCCTCCCTGCAGCCGGAGTCGTCCCGGCTGGCGCGATTGCCGGCGGAGGCTCTGGAGGCGTTCGGCGCCGCGATCCGGGAACGCGGGCTGGCGGTCAGGATCACTCCCTGA
- a CDS encoding transporter: MRASPRSAGLLAMALAAAGCASAGKTSVPAAPTSPATAQPPKTESPSAANVSQPAVADADFESSYREFQALARKRVETMQTHLQTRSQEGARMPPPRPIPEPQAAYQQFRAYGTERAIDVAEAFFKGRYNRSRARLPENVEKWRSQPDIGNPGPDLANFPNSAFTLPAGRAYVEFVPFTYYGTSQSSPAQYNTEFLLRYGLTDDIELRLFGNGVAWQGGSNSGWGFSPIAFDTKINVWLEKPDYFLPALGIEAYIQTQWLGSAPFDSGTQPSISFNFDQSLPFDIDLEYNLGATRTQQTPGQNEWEFVFQWALQRDLFDKDFAAFIHGYYNATTLPRLPSSQAPVTNDLTQDAVGAGLIWTVNSRFAMWAQSAAGTTRNSPSLIGSLGLALAF; encoded by the coding sequence ATGCGAGCGTCGCCACGATCCGCCGGACTCCTTGCGATGGCCCTCGCCGCGGCGGGGTGCGCCTCCGCCGGCAAGACCTCCGTGCCCGCGGCGCCGACGTCTCCGGCCACGGCACAGCCCCCGAAGACGGAATCGCCATCCGCCGCCAACGTATCTCAGCCGGCCGTGGCGGACGCCGACTTCGAGTCTTCCTACCGGGAATTCCAGGCGCTGGCCAGAAAGCGGGTGGAAACCATGCAAACACATTTGCAAACCCGGAGCCAGGAGGGAGCAAGAATGCCGCCACCACGACCGATACCGGAACCGCAGGCAGCCTACCAGCAATTTCGGGCCTACGGCACCGAACGTGCGATCGACGTGGCCGAAGCCTTTTTCAAAGGCCGCTACAACCGTTCCCGCGCCCGGCTGCCCGAAAACGTCGAAAAATGGCGCTCGCAGCCCGATATCGGCAACCCCGGACCGGATCTGGCCAACTTCCCCAACAGCGCATTCACGCTTCCGGCCGGGCGTGCCTATGTGGAATTCGTGCCGTTCACCTATTACGGGACTTCGCAATCGAGCCCGGCGCAATACAACACCGAATTCCTGCTGCGGTACGGCCTGACCGACGACATCGAGCTGCGCCTGTTCGGCAACGGCGTGGCCTGGCAGGGCGGCAGCAATTCCGGCTGGGGCTTTTCACCCATCGCCTTCGACACCAAGATCAACGTCTGGCTCGAAAAGCCGGACTATTTCCTCCCGGCTCTGGGGATCGAGGCCTACATCCAGACCCAGTGGCTGGGCAGCGCGCCCTTCGACTCGGGCACCCAGCCTTCGATCAGCTTCAATTTCGACCAGTCGCTGCCGTTCGACATCGACTTGGAATACAACCTGGGCGCGACGCGCACCCAGCAGACGCCGGGCCAGAACGAATGGGAGTTCGTGTTCCAGTGGGCCTTGCAGCGCGACCTCTTCGACAAGGACTTCGCCGCCTTCATCCACGGCTATTACAACGCCACGACCCTGCCGCGGCTCCCCAGTTCCCAGGCTCCCGTGACCAACGACCTGACCCAGGACGCGGTCGGCGCCGGCCTGATCTGGACGGTCAACAGCCGTTTCGCCATGTGGGCACAGAGCGCCGCCGGCACCACCCGGAACTCCCCCTCCCTGATCGGTTCACTGGGACTCGCCCTCGCCTTCTGA
- a CDS encoding DUF123 domain-containing protein, with protein sequence MRPIDAQAATVYQLDIVLTADRMIAVGRLGEFLFPAGRYVYTGSARRNLVARIDRHLSRDKKLRWHIDYLLMAGEAEVVGVRLFEDRECAVNQATEGTVVVPGFGASDCRSGCGSHLKYRGRSECLAVSANVHL encoded by the coding sequence ATGAGGCCCATTGACGCGCAAGCGGCGACGGTCTACCAGCTCGACATCGTGCTGACGGCCGACCGCATGATCGCGGTCGGCCGGCTGGGCGAGTTCCTGTTTCCGGCCGGCCGCTACGTCTACACCGGCAGCGCCCGCCGCAACCTGGTGGCGCGCATCGATCGCCACCTGTCCCGGGACAAGAAACTGCGCTGGCATATCGATTACCTGCTGATGGCCGGAGAGGCCGAGGTGGTGGGCGTCCGTTTGTTCGAAGACCGCGAATGCGCGGTGAACCAAGCGACCGAAGGCACCGTCGTCGTGCCGGGTTTCGGCGCCAGCGACTGCCGCAGCGGCTGCGGCAGCCATCTCAAGTACCGCGGCAGAAGCGAGTGCTTGGCGGTTTCCGCGAATGTACATTTATAA